The Streptomyces sp. ALI-76-A nucleotide sequence CACCTTGTGCAGGCACAGGATCAGCCAGTCACCGCTGTTGGCGCAGCGGTCGAGCCGGCCGCCCGCGCCGGTCACCTTGGACAGCGCGGTGCCGCCGATGCCCGTACCGTCGTTGATGCCGGTCAGCGCCTTGAGGCGGTACGGCATCGCCGGGGCGAAGGACTCGATGGTCTCGGAGATGATCGACCGGGCCGTGGTGAAGTGCCGGCTCGCGATCTGGTCCACCGGGACGCCGTCCGACGTCTTCTGGAACGCCCCGTGCGGATAGGCGAAGTGCTCGCTGGAGAAGCCGTTGCCCACCAGCCACTCGCGCAGTTTGCGGAAGTCCTCGTCGGCCTGCTCCGCGGTGAGCTTGGGATAGCTGGCGGTGTGGGTGGCGTTCGCGTAGGAGTGCCCGGCCATCTCCCAGCCGGAGAAGTCCTGCATCGACCGCATCTGGCCGACCGTCAGGAAACTGCCGGTGCCGATCGCGTCCGCGATGTTGTAGACCGTGCCCGAGTAGCCGTACTGGTCCATCACCGGGCGGGCCAGGTCGTGGATCGACTTGTGGGAGTCGTCGAAGGTGATGGAGACGACGCCCTTCGGGAAGACCGAGGCGGTGTCCGGTATCAGCTCGACGGCCTGGAGGCGGTAGGTCACCGGGCCGCCCGCGTTGTCGTACACGGCGAACGACATGTCGGTGATGCCGGTCTTCGTGGACGGCGTGCCGGCGGCGGAGAGCGCGTACGTGCCGGCCGCGCCGGTGACGTCGGCCCACTGGAGGTGGACCGTCACCCACTCCCCGGACTGGACGTAGTTGGCCGCCGTGCCGGAATGCGCGTGGAACGTCCAGGCGAAGTGGTTCGCGAGGGAACCGCTGCCCGCGTAGAAGACGAGTTTGGACAGGTTGGCCACGTCGTCGACCCGGAAGACCAGCCGGATCATCTTGTCGGTGAGGTTCAGCGCGGGCATGCCGGTCTTGCGGACGTAGGACTGCTTGCCCGTGCCGTTGGTGGTGACCCGGACCGACTGCGTCCCGCGGACGAAGACGGACGGATCGTTCGCCTCGGCCGACGCGGTGCCCACGCCGCCCGGAGTCCAGCCGTGCCCGGCCTGGAACTGCTGGGACCAGGTGGCCCGGCGGTACTTGGGGCGGCGCCCCGACGGCGCGTAGGCCGGGGGTGTGGTGAGGCCGCCGATGGCCGCCGCGGCCGCCGCCGGGGCGGCCGCGGGCTGCGCCGCCACCGAACCCAGCCAGGCACCGCCGCCCGCCAGTGCCACGCCTCCCGTGCCGCCCATGAGCAGCGCGGCGCGCCGGCTCAGTCGGCCGTCCCGGCCGCGGTGTTGCTCCTTGCTCAACGAGACTCCTGAACGGTGTCGAAGTAGTTCATGCCATGGTCGCTGTATTCCTTCACCGCCGCGTCGACCTCCTTGACGGAGAGCACGTCCTCGGCGTTGTAGTACAGCCAGTCGATCTTCATGTCCCAGGCGCGGTCGCCCTTGAACGGCAGGTCCACGAACCAGTGGTTGAAGTTCACGGACATGCCCGAGCGCGGGGCGTACTTCCCGCTGCTGGAGAAGAGCTTCCGGCCGTCCATGCGGTAGGTCACCGTGTCGTCCTCGACGGTGATCATCATGGTGTGCCAGCCGGCGAGGCTCTTGTTCGTGGTGCTGTAGACGCGGTCGTTCTTCTCGTGGTCGTACCAGGTCACCGTGTCGAGCTTGGGGCCCAGCCGGCCCCAGCCGCCGTTGGGCATGTACTCGTTGTCGAGTTCGCTGTACGTCTTCCCGCGGCCGCCGATGGTGTAGAAGGTCTGGTTGACGTGGTCGCCGCCCTCGCCCTCGGCCGGATCGTCGCTGAAGTGGATCCGGGCGGCGTAGGTGCCGTCGCGGAACTCGCTGCTCGCGGTGCCCAGGCTCGCCTGTTCGGTGCCCGACTCGGTGCCGTCGGTGGCGGCGCGCAGGTTCAGCACCTGGCCGTCGCCGAGCGAGTCCTTCCCGGCGGGGAACGTGACCCCGTCGGCCGTCCAGGTGTCCTCGATGCCGGGGCCGCCCTTGCTGCTGCGGACCAGCCAGCCGTGCTTGAACAGCGCGGGGTCCTTGGCGCCGACGTAGTGGAAGTTGTCGAACAGCACCCCGGGCGGGGCGGCCGGCAGGGGAGCGGGTGCCGTGGCGGCCTTGGCCGACGCGCCCTTCTCGCCGTCCCCGCCGGGTTCGTCGCCCCACTTGAGGACGCCCCGCTGGTAGGCGGTGACCGTCTTCGACTCCTTGTAGGCGGTCTTCTCCGCGTCGAAGGAGCGGTCGTCGGACTGCTTCAGTTCCTTGTGGTCGGCGCGGTACAGCTGGACGTCGATGCCCTTGCTGTTGGCGCCCGGCTTCAGGGTGCCGGCGTCCTCGGTGAACCGCAGTTCCAGGTAGTGGTCGGCGTCCTCGGCGGGGTCGTCGAGCCGGGTCACCGTCCCGGCGATGTGCGAGCAGCCGACGGCGGCCTGGACGCAGTTGTAGGCGTACGCGGAGTCCCCGTCCGCGGTGAAGTAGTACCGGAGCGTCACGTCGGCGAGCGGCAGCGGCTTCTTCGACTCGTTGAGCACTTCGAGCGACGGCCTGGCCACCGCGGCGGTGGCCGGGGTGTCGGTGCGGTACCGGACCACCAGTTCCGGCGGGTCCGGGTTCGCCGCCTTCCACACGGGGTACAGCGCCGTGGCCCCGGCGGCGACCACGCAGATCAGGAGCAGCAGCCTGATCTTGGGCCAGACCCGACGTCGGGGTGGGCGGCGGCGGGTGGACGCCACGGTGGGGACTCCTTCGCACGGCGCTGACGGCTCGTGGGTCGGAACCGGTCAGGGCAAACGTCTTGCAGGGTAAACAAGTGGTCGGATTGTGTGAGGATCCTATCCGCCGTGGCATGCGAAAAGGGGGTGGAACGCATGGATCGTTACCATGCGCACCACCCCCCTCAGGGGTGTCGCGTTACGCCGGGACGCTCGCCACGCCCGGTGCCAGGAACTTCTTGCCGTTCACGCGCTCGGAGACGCCCTCGCGGTCCAGGTACGGCGTGATGCCGCCCAGGTGGAAGGGCCAGCCCGCACCGGTGATCAGGCACAGGTCGATGTCCTGGGCCTCGGCGACGACGCCCTCGTCGAGCATGAGGCCGATCTCCTGCGCCACCGCGTCCAGGACGCGCGCGCGGACCTGCTCCTCGGTGAGGACGGTGTCGCCCTGCTGGAGCAGCGCGGCGACCTCCGGGTCCAGCTCCGGCTTGCCGCTGTCGTACACGTAGAAGCCGCGCTTGCCCGCCTTGACGACGGCCGCGAGGTTCGGGGAGACCGTGAAGCGGTCCGGGAACGCCCTGTTGAGCGTCTCCGAGACGTGCAGGCCGATCGCCGGGCCGACCAGCTCCAGCAGGACCAGCGGGGACATCGGCAGACCCAGCGGCTCCACCGCCTTCTCCGCCACCTCGACCGGGGTGCCCTCGTCGATGACGTTCTGGATCTCGCCCATGAAGCGGGTGAGGATGCGGTTGACGACGAACGCCGGGGCGTCCTTCACCAGGACCGCCGTCTTCTTCAGCTTCTTGGCGACGCCGAACGCGGTGGCCAGGGAGGCGTCGTCGGTCCGTTCGCCCCGGACGATCTCCAGCAGCGGCAGGACGGCGACGGGGTTGAAGAAGTGGAAGCCCACGACCCGCTCGGGGTTCTTCAGCTTCGACGCCATCTCGCTGACCGAGAGGGACGAGGTGTTGGTGGCGAGGATCGCGTGCGCCGGGGCGACCGCCTCGACCTCCGCGAACACCTGCTGCTTGACACCGATCTCCTCGAACACGGCCTCGATGATGAAGTCCGCGTCGGAGAAGCCCTCGGCCTTGTCCAGGACACCGCTCACCAGCGCCTTGAGGCGGTTGGCCTTGTCCTGGTTGATCCGGCCCTTGCCGAGCAGCTTGTCGATCTCGGCGTGGACGTACCCCACACCCTTGTCGACGCGCTCCTGGTCGATGTCGGTCAGGACGACCGGCACCTCCAGGCGGCGCAGGAACAGCAGCGCGAGCTGCGAGGCCATCAGGCCGGCGCCGACGACACCGACCTTGGTGACCGGACGCGCCAGCGACTTGTCCGGCGCGCCGGCCGGACGCTTGGCGCGCTTCTGCACCAGGTTGAAGGCGTAGATGCCGGAGCGCAGTTCACCGCCCATGATCAGGTCGGCGAGGGCCTGGTCCTCGGCGTCGAAGCCCTGCTGGAGGTCGCCGTTCTTCGCGGCGGCGATGATGTCGAGCGCGCGGTAGGCGGCCGGAGCGGCCCCGTGCACCTTGCTGTCCGCGATGAAGCGGCCCTTGGCGACGGCCTGGTCCCAGGCCTCGCCGCGGTCGATCGCCGGACGCTCGACGACGATCTCGCCCCTGAGGACGGAGGCCGTCCACAGCAGCGACTGCTCCAGGAAGTCCGCGCCCTCGAACAGGGCGTCGGCGATGCCCAGTTCGTAGACCTGCGCGCCCTTGAGCTGCTTGTTCTGGTTGAGCGAGTTCTCGATGATCACCGAGACGGCCTTGTCGGCGCCGATCAGGTTGGGCAGGATCGTGCAGCCGCCCCAGCCGGGGACCAGGCCGAGGAAGACCTCGGGCAGCGAGAAGGCGGGCAGCGCCGCGGACACCGTGCGGTACGCGCAGTGCAGGCCGACCTCGACACCGCCGCCCATGGCCGCGCCGTTGTAGTACGCGAAGGTCGGGACCCCGAGACCGGACAGGCGCTTGAAGACCTCGTGGCCGCCCTTGCCGATGGCGAGCGCGTCCTTGTGCTCCTTCAGCAGCTCGACGCCCTTGAGGTCGGCGCCGACCGCGAAGATGAACGGCTTGCCGGTGATGCCGACACCGACGATCTCGCCGGCCGCGGCCTCCTTCTCCACCTGGTCGATCGCGGTGTCGAGGTTCGCGAGGGACTGCGGGCCGAAGGTGGTCGGCTTGGTGTGGTCCAGGCCGTTGTCGAGGGTGATCAGGGCGAAACGGCCCGCACCGAACGGCAGGTCCAGGTGACGTACGTGGGCCCGGGTCACTACCTCGTCCGGGAACAGCTCGGCCGCACCCTTCAACAGCTCAGCGGTGGTGCTCACTTGTCGCCTCCGGCGTCCTTGTGGTGCGGGTTCTCCCAGATCACCGTGGCGCCCATGCCGAAGCCGACGCACATGGTGGTGAGGCCGTAACGGACCTCCGGCTGCTCCTCGAACTGGCGGGCCAGCTGTGTCATCAGCCGGACGCCGGAGGAGGCCAGCGGGTGACCGTAGGCGATGGCGCCGCCGTACTGGTTGACGCGCGCGTCGTCGTCCGCGATGCCGTAGTGCTCCAGGAAGGCGAGCACCTGGACCGCGAAGGCCTCGTTGATCTCGAAGAGGTTGATGTCCTCGATCGACAGGCCGGCCTTGGCGAGGGCCTTCTCCGTCGCCGGGATCGGGCCGTAGCCCATGACCTCCGGCTCGACGCCCGCGAAGGCGTAGGAGACCAGGCGCATCTTGACCGGGAGGCCGTTCTCGCGGGCGAACTCCTCGGAGGCGATGATCGAGGCGGTGGCACCGTCGTTCAGACCGGCCGCGTTTCCGGCGGTGACCCGGCCGTGCACGCGGAACGGGGTCTTCAGGCCGGCCAGGTTCTCCAGCGTGGTCCCCGGGCGCATCGGCTCGTCGGCGGTGACCAGGCCCCAGCCCGTCTCACCGGCCTCCGCGTTGGTGCGGCGCACCGAGATCGGCACCAGGTCGGCCTGGATCCTGCCGTTGGCGTACGCCTTGGCGGCCTTCTCCTGCGAGCGCACGGCGTACTCGTCGGCGCGCTGCTTGGTGATCGTCGGGTAGCGGTCGTGCAGGTTCTCGGCGGTCATGCCCATGAACAGGGCGGACTCGTCGACCAGCTTCTCGCTGACGAACCGCGGGTTCGGGTCCACGCCCTCGCCCATGGGGTGGCGGCCCATGTGCTCCACGCCACCGGCGATGACGGCGTCGTACGCGCCGAAGGCGATCGAGCCGGCCGTG carries:
- a CDS encoding polysaccharide deacetylase family protein; translated protein: MSKEQHRGRDGRLSRRAALLMGGTGGVALAGGGAWLGSVAAQPAAAPAAAAAAIGGLTTPPAYAPSGRRPKYRRATWSQQFQAGHGWTPGGVGTASAEANDPSVFVRGTQSVRVTTNGTGKQSYVRKTGMPALNLTDKMIRLVFRVDDVANLSKLVFYAGSGSLANHFAWTFHAHSGTAANYVQSGEWVTVHLQWADVTGAAGTYALSAAGTPSTKTGITDMSFAVYDNAGGPVTYRLQAVELIPDTASVFPKGVVSITFDDSHKSIHDLARPVMDQYGYSGTVYNIADAIGTGSFLTVGQMRSMQDFSGWEMAGHSYANATHTASYPKLTAEQADEDFRKLREWLVGNGFSSEHFAYPHGAFQKTSDGVPVDQIASRHFTTARSIISETIESFAPAMPYRLKALTGINDGTGIGGTALSKVTGAGGRLDRCANSGDWLILCLHKVVEGAPATSTEIGKAGLTALMKAIDDRGIPVLTVEEAMASYT
- a CDS encoding cellulose binding domain-containing protein, which codes for MASTRRRPPRRRVWPKIRLLLLICVVAAGATALYPVWKAANPDPPELVVRYRTDTPATAAVARPSLEVLNESKKPLPLADVTLRYYFTADGDSAYAYNCVQAAVGCSHIAGTVTRLDDPAEDADHYLELRFTEDAGTLKPGANSKGIDVQLYRADHKELKQSDDRSFDAEKTAYKESKTVTAYQRGVLKWGDEPGGDGEKGASAKAATAPAPLPAAPPGVLFDNFHYVGAKDPALFKHGWLVRSSKGGPGIEDTWTADGVTFPAGKDSLGDGQVLNLRAATDGTESGTEQASLGTASSEFRDGTYAARIHFSDDPAEGEGGDHVNQTFYTIGGRGKTYSELDNEYMPNGGWGRLGPKLDTVTWYDHEKNDRVYSTTNKSLAGWHTMMITVEDDTVTYRMDGRKLFSSSGKYAPRSGMSVNFNHWFVDLPFKGDRAWDMKIDWLYYNAEDVLSVKEVDAAVKEYSDHGMNYFDTVQESR
- a CDS encoding 3-hydroxyacyl-CoA dehydrogenase NAD-binding domain-containing protein, coding for MSTTAELLKGAAELFPDEVVTRAHVRHLDLPFGAGRFALITLDNGLDHTKPTTFGPQSLANLDTAIDQVEKEAAAGEIVGVGITGKPFIFAVGADLKGVELLKEHKDALAIGKGGHEVFKRLSGLGVPTFAYYNGAAMGGGVEVGLHCAYRTVSAALPAFSLPEVFLGLVPGWGGCTILPNLIGADKAVSVIIENSLNQNKQLKGAQVYELGIADALFEGADFLEQSLLWTASVLRGEIVVERPAIDRGEAWDQAVAKGRFIADSKVHGAAPAAYRALDIIAAAKNGDLQQGFDAEDQALADLIMGGELRSGIYAFNLVQKRAKRPAGAPDKSLARPVTKVGVVGAGLMASQLALLFLRRLEVPVVLTDIDQERVDKGVGYVHAEIDKLLGKGRINQDKANRLKALVSGVLDKAEGFSDADFIIEAVFEEIGVKQQVFAEVEAVAPAHAILATNTSSLSVSEMASKLKNPERVVGFHFFNPVAVLPLLEIVRGERTDDASLATAFGVAKKLKKTAVLVKDAPAFVVNRILTRFMGEIQNVIDEGTPVEVAEKAVEPLGLPMSPLVLLELVGPAIGLHVSETLNRAFPDRFTVSPNLAAVVKAGKRGFYVYDSGKPELDPEVAALLQQGDTVLTEEQVRARVLDAVAQEIGLMLDEGVVAEAQDIDLCLITGAGWPFHLGGITPYLDREGVSERVNGKKFLAPGVASVPA
- a CDS encoding acetyl-CoA C-acyltransferase; this translates as MPRTVRDVVFVDGVRTPFGKAGPKGIYHETRADDLVVKAIRELLRRNPGLDPKKIDEVAIAATTQIGDQGLTLGRTAGILAGLPQSVPGYSIDRMCAGALTAVTTTAGSIAFGAYDAVIAGGVEHMGRHPMGEGVDPNPRFVSEKLVDESALFMGMTAENLHDRYPTITKQRADEYAVRSQEKAAKAYANGRIQADLVPISVRRTNAEAGETGWGLVTADEPMRPGTTLENLAGLKTPFRVHGRVTAGNAAGLNDGATASIIASEEFARENGLPVKMRLVSYAFAGVEPEVMGYGPIPATEKALAKAGLSIEDINLFEINEAFAVQVLAFLEHYGIADDDARVNQYGGAIAYGHPLASSGVRLMTQLARQFEEQPEVRYGLTTMCVGFGMGATVIWENPHHKDAGGDK